The following are encoded together in the Choristoneura fumiferana chromosome 4, NRCan_CFum_1, whole genome shotgun sequence genome:
- the LOC141427612 gene encoding 2-acylglycerol O-acyltransferase 2-like isoform X3, with protein sequence MARRLQTLGAVGWISLILLGEPFSIYLYIKLLYSDYWWLAVMYAVWMLRDIDTPSRGGRRFEFVRNWSWWRFYRDYFPLKLVKTADLDPSKNYLFACFPHGLVCAGAFGAFATNALDFYKIFPGMKCNMMTLGAHFLVPLFRDLILALGGCPASRESILYLLDAKKNKGNCVTLIVGGAAEALDAHPGEYNVILSRRKGFVRIAMTSGAPLVPVFSFGEPDVFRPLNNPRDSLLRRFQEKFREWTGVSPIFPIGRGVFQYSYGLVPLRAPVTTVVGAPMEVQRNLDPTDAEVDAVHAQFTKRLVNLFESEKYKYLKDAEKVHLVIT encoded by the exons ATGGCGCGGCGTCTCCAAACCCTGGGCGCGGTCGGCTGGATCAGCCTGATCCTGCTGGGTGAACCGTTCAGCATCTATCTGTATATAAAGCTTCTCTACTCGGATTATTGGTGGCTGGCTGTGATGTATGCTGTGTGGATGCTCAGGGATATCGACACGCCGTCTAGAGGAGGACGaag ATTCGAGTTCGTCAGAAACTGGTCGTGGTGGCGCTTCTACCGAGACTACTTCCCCCTGAAACTAGTCAAGACCGCTGATCTGGATCCTTCCAAAAACTACCTCTTCGCCTGCTTCCCTCATGGTTTAGTGTGCGCTGGTGCTTTTGGTGCCTTCGCCACCAATGCCTTAGATTTCTACAAGATTTTTCCGGGAATGAAATGTAACATGATGACTTTGGGAGCCCATTTCTTGGTGCCTTTGTTCCGGGATTTGATTCTCGCGTTGGGCGGGTGCCCGGCGTCCAGGGAAAGTATATTGTACCTACTTGATGCTAAAAAGAATAAGGGTAATTGTGTGACCCTGATCGTCGGCGGAGCGGCTGAGGCTTTGGACGCCCATCCCGGGGAGTACAATGTCATCTTGAGCAGGAGGAAGGGATTCGTCCGGATTGCTATGACGTCTGG AGCTCCCCTGGTGCCAGTGTTCTCTTTCGGAGAGCCAGACGTCTTCCGGCCACTCAACAACCCTCGGGACAGTCTGCTGCGTCGCTTCCAGGAAAAG TTCCGCGAATGGACAGGAGTCTCGCCCATTTTCCCCATAGGGCGAGGAGTCTTCCAGTACAGCTACGGGCTGGTCCCTCTGAGAGCGCCCGTCACTACTGTCG TTGGTGCCCCAATGGAAGTCCAGAGAAATCTAGATCCAACCGACGCAGAAGTTGACGCCGTCCACGCGCAGTTCACTAAACGGCTTGTGAACCTTTTTGAATccgaaaaatataagtatttgaAAGATGCTGAAAAAGTCCACTTAGTTATCACGTAA
- the LOC141427140 gene encoding uncharacterized protein, which produces MTTTMTTNDDDDDDDDDDDDDDDDDDDDDDDDDEDDNDDDDDDDDDDDDDDAVVNDDEDDDDDDDEDDDDDDGDNNDDDNNKKTSNSKINFKSISSKRNPSVAKKTQTQNHRVKKNYNDNDDSDHDDDDDDDDDDDDDEDDDNESTKNKFNVKCNTCKFNSKVIKNNKLRKNFAKSFNNDNDDDDDDENDDDDDDDDDDDDDDDDDDDDDDDDEDDSFFGRIKRMFTGK; this is translated from the coding sequence ATGACGACGACGATGACGACGAACGACGATGACGATGACGAcgatgacgacgacgacgatgacgatgacgatgacgatgacgatgatgacgatgacgatgaAGACGACAACGAcgatgacgatgacgatgacgatgacgaCGATGACGATGATGCTGTTGTCAATGATgacgaagatgatgatgatgatgatgatgaagacgatgatgatgatgatggagatAACAATGATGacgacaataataaaaaaacatcgaactccaaaattaatttcaaaagtATTAGCAGTAAACGGAATCCCAGCGTTGCAAAGAAAACGCAAACACAAAACCACcgagtgaaaaaaaattataatgataatgatgatagcgATCAcgatgacgacgatgatgatgatgatgatgacgatgatgacgaAGATGACGATAACGagagtacaaaaaataaatttaatgttaaatgcAATACctgtaaatttaattcaaaagtaattaaaaataacaaactaagaAAAAACTTCGCCAAAAGTTTCAACAATGATAACGATGACGACGACGATGATGAAAATGACGACGACGACgatgatgacgacgatgatgacgatgacgatgacgaCGATGACGATGACGACGATGACGATGAAGACGATAGTTTTTTCGGTAGAATAAAACGAATGTTTACAGGTAAATGA
- the LOC141427612 gene encoding 2-acylglycerol O-acyltransferase 2-A-like isoform X2, with product MTGFSGENSSPIPAETISDALGVQWAPYNVPMARRLQTLGAVGWISLILLGEPFSIYLYIKLLYSDYWWLAVMYAVWMLRDIDTPSRGGRRFEFVRNWSWWRFYRDYFPLKLVKTADLDPSKNYLFACFPHGLVCAGAFGAFATNALDFYKIFPGMKCNMMTLGAHFLVPLFRDLILALGGCPASRESILYLLDAKKNKGNCVTLIVGGAAEALDAHPGEYNVILSRRKGFVRIAMTSGAPLVPVFSFGEPDVFRPLNNPRDSLLRRFQEKFREWTGVSPIFPIGRGVFQYSYGLVPLRAPVTTVVGAPMEVQRNLDPTDAEVDAVHAQFTKRLVNLFESEKYKYLKDAEKVHLVIT from the exons atgacAGGATTTTCAGGCGAGAACTCCTCTCCCATACCCGCTGA GACTATTTCAGATGCTCTGGGCGTGCAATGGGCGCCCTACAACGTCCCGATGGCGCGGCGTCTCCAAACCCTGGGCGCGGTCGGCTGGATCAGCCTGATCCTGCTGGGTGAACCGTTCAGCATCTATCTGTATATAAAGCTTCTCTACTCGGATTATTGGTGGCTGGCTGTGATGTATGCTGTGTGGATGCTCAGGGATATCGACACGCCGTCTAGAGGAGGACGaag ATTCGAGTTCGTCAGAAACTGGTCGTGGTGGCGCTTCTACCGAGACTACTTCCCCCTGAAACTAGTCAAGACCGCTGATCTGGATCCTTCCAAAAACTACCTCTTCGCCTGCTTCCCTCATGGTTTAGTGTGCGCTGGTGCTTTTGGTGCCTTCGCCACCAATGCCTTAGATTTCTACAAGATTTTTCCGGGAATGAAATGTAACATGATGACTTTGGGAGCCCATTTCTTGGTGCCTTTGTTCCGGGATTTGATTCTCGCGTTGGGCGGGTGCCCGGCGTCCAGGGAAAGTATATTGTACCTACTTGATGCTAAAAAGAATAAGGGTAATTGTGTGACCCTGATCGTCGGCGGAGCGGCTGAGGCTTTGGACGCCCATCCCGGGGAGTACAATGTCATCTTGAGCAGGAGGAAGGGATTCGTCCGGATTGCTATGACGTCTGG AGCTCCCCTGGTGCCAGTGTTCTCTTTCGGAGAGCCAGACGTCTTCCGGCCACTCAACAACCCTCGGGACAGTCTGCTGCGTCGCTTCCAGGAAAAG TTCCGCGAATGGACAGGAGTCTCGCCCATTTTCCCCATAGGGCGAGGAGTCTTCCAGTACAGCTACGGGCTGGTCCCTCTGAGAGCGCCCGTCACTACTGTCG TTGGTGCCCCAATGGAAGTCCAGAGAAATCTAGATCCAACCGACGCAGAAGTTGACGCCGTCCACGCGCAGTTCACTAAACGGCTTGTGAACCTTTTTGAATccgaaaaatataagtatttgaAAGATGCTGAAAAAGTCCACTTAGTTATCACGTAA
- the LOC141427612 gene encoding 2-acylglycerol O-acyltransferase 2-A-like isoform X1 encodes MMDFGEIWAHIKDGLGTISDALGVQWAPYNVPMARRLQTLGAVGWISLILLGEPFSIYLYIKLLYSDYWWLAVMYAVWMLRDIDTPSRGGRRFEFVRNWSWWRFYRDYFPLKLVKTADLDPSKNYLFACFPHGLVCAGAFGAFATNALDFYKIFPGMKCNMMTLGAHFLVPLFRDLILALGGCPASRESILYLLDAKKNKGNCVTLIVGGAAEALDAHPGEYNVILSRRKGFVRIAMTSGAPLVPVFSFGEPDVFRPLNNPRDSLLRRFQEKFREWTGVSPIFPIGRGVFQYSYGLVPLRAPVTTVVGAPMEVQRNLDPTDAEVDAVHAQFTKRLVNLFESEKYKYLKDAEKVHLVIT; translated from the exons ATGATGGACTTTGGTGAAATCTGGGCGCATATCAAAGATGGCTTGGG GACTATTTCAGATGCTCTGGGCGTGCAATGGGCGCCCTACAACGTCCCGATGGCGCGGCGTCTCCAAACCCTGGGCGCGGTCGGCTGGATCAGCCTGATCCTGCTGGGTGAACCGTTCAGCATCTATCTGTATATAAAGCTTCTCTACTCGGATTATTGGTGGCTGGCTGTGATGTATGCTGTGTGGATGCTCAGGGATATCGACACGCCGTCTAGAGGAGGACGaag ATTCGAGTTCGTCAGAAACTGGTCGTGGTGGCGCTTCTACCGAGACTACTTCCCCCTGAAACTAGTCAAGACCGCTGATCTGGATCCTTCCAAAAACTACCTCTTCGCCTGCTTCCCTCATGGTTTAGTGTGCGCTGGTGCTTTTGGTGCCTTCGCCACCAATGCCTTAGATTTCTACAAGATTTTTCCGGGAATGAAATGTAACATGATGACTTTGGGAGCCCATTTCTTGGTGCCTTTGTTCCGGGATTTGATTCTCGCGTTGGGCGGGTGCCCGGCGTCCAGGGAAAGTATATTGTACCTACTTGATGCTAAAAAGAATAAGGGTAATTGTGTGACCCTGATCGTCGGCGGAGCGGCTGAGGCTTTGGACGCCCATCCCGGGGAGTACAATGTCATCTTGAGCAGGAGGAAGGGATTCGTCCGGATTGCTATGACGTCTGG AGCTCCCCTGGTGCCAGTGTTCTCTTTCGGAGAGCCAGACGTCTTCCGGCCACTCAACAACCCTCGGGACAGTCTGCTGCGTCGCTTCCAGGAAAAG TTCCGCGAATGGACAGGAGTCTCGCCCATTTTCCCCATAGGGCGAGGAGTCTTCCAGTACAGCTACGGGCTGGTCCCTCTGAGAGCGCCCGTCACTACTGTCG TTGGTGCCCCAATGGAAGTCCAGAGAAATCTAGATCCAACCGACGCAGAAGTTGACGCCGTCCACGCGCAGTTCACTAAACGGCTTGTGAACCTTTTTGAATccgaaaaatataagtatttgaAAGATGCTGAAAAAGTCCACTTAGTTATCACGTAA